ATTCTCGGAGTAAGACAAACTTCACTCCCGTCCCAAAGTGTGCAACAAGGTATTTTTATTTAATGTGCTCACAGAATGACGGGCCTCGGTCACAAAATGTCTCTGCTTCATCGTTAAGCTCGGCTCGGAGTCAACGCCCGGCCTCATCCATCTCACACACTGGCGAAAGCAATGGTTATAGTCGAAGGCAGGATCTTTGAATGAGGCATGGTTAGGGGAGACCAGCCCAGAGATTGGATGGTGATAGAGTTaggatggggctgggtgggtgaGGGGAAACAGGGCAGGATTAACAATTCAGGGGCGTGGGCAGATGCTCATTCCTGTCTGAGATTCGGGCAAATCCCAGTATATTCCACATTCTGGTCCTAAACCCGACCCAGATCctaaccctcaccctcaccctcaccctgccCGTGACCcaaaacctaaccctaacccttaatCCAAACACTGACCtctaccctaaccctaaccctgaaccTGACTTCtacccaaaccctaaccctgaccctaaccctgaccctaaccctaaccctaacccttaNNNNNNNNNNNNNNNNNNNNNNNNNNNNNNNNNNNNNNNNNNNNNNNNNNNNNNNNNNNNNNNNNNNNNNNNNNNNNNNNNNNNNNNNNNNNNNNNNNNNNNNNNNNNNNNNNNNNNNNNNNNNNNNNNNNNNNNNNNNNNNNNNNNNNNNNNNNNNNNNNNNNNNNNNNNNNNNNNNNNNNNNNNNNNNNNNNNNNNNNNNNNNNNNNNNNNNNNNNNNNNNNNNNNNNNNNNNNNNNNNNNNNNNNNNNNNNNNNNNNNNNNNNNNNNNNNNNNNNNNNNNNNNNNNNNNNNNNNNNNNNNNNNNNNNNNNNNNNNNNNNNNNNNNNNNNNNNNNNNNNNNNNNNNNNNNNNNNNNNNNNNNNNNNNNNNNNNNNNNNNNNNNNNNNNNNNNNNNNNNNNNNNNNNNNNNNNNNNNNNNNNNNNNNNNNNNNNNNNNNNNNNNNNNNNNNNNNNNNNNNNNNNNNNNNNNNNNNNNNNNNNNNNNNNNNNNNNNNNNNNNNNNNNNNNNNNNNNNNNNNNNNNNNNNNNNNNNNNNNNNNNNNNNNNNNNNNNNNNNNNNNNNNNNNNNNNNNNNNNNNNNNNNNNNNNNNNNNNNNNNNNNNNNNNNNNNNNNNNNNNNNNNNNNNNNNNNNNNNNNNNNNNNNNNNNNNNNNNNNNNNNNNNNNNNNNNNNNNNNNNNNNNNNNNNNNNNNNNNNNNNNNNNNNNNNNNNNNNNNNNNNNNNNNNNNNNNNNNNNNNNNNNNNNNNNNNNNNNNNNNNNNNNNNNNNNNNNNNNNNNNNNNNNNNNNNNNNNNNNNNNNNNNNNNNNNNNNNNNNNNNNNNNNNNNNNNNNNNNNNNNNNNNNNNACCCTGACTTTAACCCTACCCTGACCCCTActttaaccctaaccctgacccctactttaaccctaaacctaatcctgatcctgaccctaaccctgaccctgactTTAACTCTAACCCTGACCCCTACTTCAATCctgatcctaaccctaaccctgacccctACTTTAACCCTAACCATGACTGTAACCTTCATCCTCACCCTGACCCGAACGCTAACCCTGACCCttgaccctaaccctgaccctaatccTGACCCCTACTCTAACCCTGTCCATATCCACAACCATAACTGAGGACAGAGAGTGACACTCCATCAGACCCAGCGTTCATGACCCTGGGAGAGGGGGTTGCAGGGTAGGGGAGcgagggggagtgggggtgggagagtgagtgggtgaggtgggggagggttggGGGTGCGGGGCTGGCTGGGAGACATACCCTCTGCAGAGGTCTAGGCCACCCAGACCCTCTTCAGCCCGAATCTGAGCGATGTCGGCAGGAAGAGATGCAGGTTAACTCCCTCCAGCTAACCACCACCGGCTTCCAGACGCACAGGATGATCCCAGCTATCACTCCCAGTATCCCGACCAATAGCCCACAGGCTAACACGGCCAGTTGAGCTGAATCCTGGACGGATTCTTCCCAGACATCTGTGGTTTCCGGTTCTATTGGAATTAAAAACACAGAGGATTATTTGCCCCAGTGGGAATTTGGAGGGACCTTTGCGAAAGGTCAATTATAGTCAGCATCCTGGCTTCTTAAAGGGACAACGCTCCTAAAGCATTAACACAGCATCACACCAAGTGGGGAGGTGGGGTTCCTCTGTCCCTGGACTGTgttgagcttctcgagtgttgctggagctgccccCGTccggggcaagtggggagtattccctcaccctcctgacctgtgccttgtcgatggtagGACAGGGCTTtggggggagagtgaggaggggagttactcactgcaggattcccagcctctgacccgatggtgggacagggctttggggggagagtgaggaggggagttactcgctgcaggattcccagcctctgtccctgatggtgggacaggctttggggggagagtcaggaggggagttactcgctgcaggattcccagcctctgacctgctcctgtagccgtTGGATTGATATGGGGCTGGGtcccagttcagttcctggtcaacaGTAGCCCCCAGTATGATGATAGTGGGGGAGGGGGCTTAATGATGGTgacgccattgaacgtcaagggggcgatggttagattctctcttgttggagacggtaacccccaggatgttgaaagcgggggagggggattcagtgacggtaacaccattgaacgtcaaggggacGATAGTTAGACTCTCTCTCGTTGGCGATGGTTATGGCCTGGCCCCTGTGTGGGGTGAATGTTCTCTGCCCCTTGCCAGCttgagcctggatattgtccagaaagagtcatagagtcacgcagcacggaaacaggcccttcggcccaactagtccgcGCTGACCACGTTTCCAagctaagctagtcccacttgcctgctcctggcccttatccctctccTATTCATGGGGTTGTGCATATGTTTTTTATAAGTTGTAAGTGTGCTGACgtcccccacttcctcaggaagttcacacTACAGGCAAGAACGCTCAATGCCTTTTGGAAAAAcagaccagggcaggacttgGACAATACAAAATGGGAACAGAGCGACCCAGGGGATTCGGGGACATCACTCTTTGAAGTTGgcgtcacagggagacagggcggGGTCAGGAGGTGCTCAGCTCGCTTGCCTCCATCGCTCAGAGCTTTGAGTGACGGCGTTAGGACGCCGTGTTGGGGTTGTACGTGACGTTGGTGAGGTCtcgtctggaatactgtgtccagttcctgtCGCCCAGGATATTACTGACgccggagagggttcagaagagatttaccgggatgttgctgggaatggaggggctgtgttctaaggagaggctcggagctgttttccccggagcgtcggaggctgaggggtgaccttacagaggtttataaagccaTGAGGTTAGGGGGTGAAGGGCTTTTCCCCCTGggctcggggagtccagaactagaaagccgcaggtttcgggtgagagggggagagaattttttaaaaacctgtgaggggcaacgtttttacacagacggtggtcTGCgtgcagaatgaacttccagagggtcTGGGGACATTCATAAggtatttggataagtccatgataCGGGGCCAGGAggaggtaagtgggactagtttggtttgggattatgttcggcacggactggttgggcccgGTCTGTGCCATATGACTCCGTGGGCGCAATGGACGAAGAGGGCAGCTCGCTACAGCCTCCTTGAGGGGCAACAGGGGACCGCGGCCTAGGGTTTGGGTTTGCTCTTACCCCAGTAGACCACCGAGTCCTCTTGGCTCATGTTGTGCCTCACGGCGCACGAGTAGAGGTGCCCGGGGCGCGGCAGGATGCGGGCGTACCAGAGCGCCCAGAACCGCCAGTCTTCACCGAAGAAGGCCTTCGAGGAGTTGAGGTGGGAGCCGAGCCGGGCGCCGTCCAAATGCAGGCTGACGCTGACGGAGGGAGGGAACAGGCCGGTCACCAGGCAGGCCAGAACATTTGGTACGCCCCACTCCACCGTGCTCTGCGGGTACAGGAAAACCTCCCCCACCTCtgccaaaagagagagagagagagaggaaacggGAGCGGTCCACTGAGCGACGGTTCGAATCCCAGGACGGCGACCTCTAACCTCGACCCTCTCCCCTCCTTTCCCAGGGCCAAACGATCCGCAGAGGCCTCAGGCCCGGTCTGGAGGGAGGGGAAGCCGATTCGTGCCAAtaaattcggttggtttaaatcAGCGTTGGCCACGTTCCCTTTGGCAACCCTTGACCCTTTCTGGCCAACGACCAGAGAAGGTCCAGGCAGGAACCCACTCTCCCACGCTAGGCCCGAAGCCTTTACGACACGTCAAGGGCTGGTCCCAATACCCCTTAAAAGTTGTGAGGGTACCCTTCTCAGTGATCGTCGCAGGCGGAATATTCCGGAATCCCAccacacaatctctctctttcGCCTCAAATCACCCTCTCAACACTTTCGTTTCGACCTCGAAGGGGGACAAGTCTTTCTATCCCGCTCCTGTCCATGCTTGCTTCCCCCCTGCCTCACGAAagccctgtacagctccaacatcatCTCCTCCCCCTCATCTCCGATAATGTGGCCCTTAGAGACGGACagcacccttcggcccaactcctccgtgctgacccagatatccacAATTAATCCaatcccagcacttggccccatctccccctaaacccttcttttataaccctctagttctgggctcccccaccccagggggaaaagaccttgtctatttaccctatccatgtccccctcgtgattttataaccctctagttctgggcccccccaccccagggggaaaagaccttgtctatttacccttcaCTTCATGTGAGTGAAAGCTTCGTGTCTttcccccctggggtgggggagcccagaactagaggtttataaaatcatgaggggggacatggatagggtaaatagacaaggtcttttccacctggggtgggggagcccagaactagagggttataaaatcacgagggggacatggatagggtaaatagacaaggtcttttccccctggggtgggggagcccagaactagagggttataaaatcacgagggggacgtggatagagtaaatagacaaggtcttttccccctggggtgggggagcccagaactagagggttataaaatcacgagggggacgtggatagagtaaatagacaaggtcttttccccctggggtgggggagcccagaactagaggggtataaaatcacgaggggacatggatagggtaaatagacaaggtcttttccccctggggtgggggagcccagaactagagggttataaaatcacgagggggacgtggatagagtaaatagaagacaaggtcttttcccccctggggtgggggagcccagaactagagggttataaaatcatgagggggggacatggatagggtaaatagacaaggtcttttcccccctggggtggggggagtgtgtTCACCCTGTCTCTTATACACGTCGTTCcgatccctcctcagtctcctacgaaACAAGAGCCTCCATCTTAAACATCTTAAAGGgacaccctccccacccccaccaccgaCAGGgaagggaggggggggtgggagaGTCACGGGGTGCGGTTTCCAGGCTCCCCAGGCCCAACACTCACCGATCGGGCCCCTGGAATGGTTGGTCATGGCCGCCCCGATGGCCAAGGCCTTCCTGAGCGAGGCCGTCACCCTGTCCCGTTCCTGCGCCAGTTCGGTCAGGATCCCGCGGTAGGCCTCGAAGCCGGGGGCCAGGAGATGGACGCCCGGGGGGACGCTGTCATAGAAGACCAGGGGCCTCCCCTCGGCCAGGACCTCGCAGGCCATCTCCTGTGCCCCGGCGCGATCCATCGCGTAGCAACCGAGCCGCAACTTCCACCTGTCTGAGAGGGACCGAGCGTCGGAGACTTTAATTTCATCCCGTCAGGATCCGCCCGCGCAAGAATgcgagtgggggtggggagagcagcaggaggccgttcagccccactCTGATCGGGCCCCTTTCTTCATCTCTGCCCTCCCACCAtacctcccactcccactccccccGACTCCCCCGCTCCAAACGAAAAGCTTCCTCCTCTTGATCCTTCATCAATATGGGGAGGGGGGAATCCTACGCACTCCTCCAGCCTCCAAAGGAagaccccccccccatccccgtCCTCAATGGGGGACGACCATTCCCCCAATTCTGATACCCCCATTGGTCTAGATTACCCCACGCAGCCtggggggtgggatggggtgggagggggtaaAGAACTCCCTCACGTgcgcccacccccacccccacccagggGTGTTGCattgtgaccccccccccccagtttgaGGCAGTGCCCTCTATTGCAGGAGGGAACACCCTCAGCGCTGCCCCCTGGTGGGGGGTCTGTGTCAGTGAGGGGGGGGCAGCACTGCCCCCTGGTGGGGAGTCCGTGTCAGTGGGAGGGGGAACAGANNNNNNNNNNNNNNNNNNNNNNNNNNNNNNNNNNNNNNNNNNNNNNNNNNNNNNNNNNNNNNNNNNNNNNNNNNNNNNNNNNNNNNNNNNNNNNNNNNNNNNNNNNNNNNNNNNNNNNNNNNNNNNNNNNNNNNNNNNNNNNNNNNNNNNNNNNNNNNNNNNNNNNNNNNNNNNNNNNNNNNNNNNNNNNNNNNNNNNNNNNNNNNNNNNNNNNNNNNNNNNNNNNNNNNNNNNNNNNNNNNNNNNNNNNNNNNNNNNNNNNNNNNNNNNNNNNNNNNNNNNNNNNNNNNNNNNNNNNNNNNNNNNNNNNNNNNNNNNNNNNNNNNNNNNNNNNNNNNNNNNNNNNNNNNactcaatactctgaccaataaaggaaagcataccaaacgccttcttcactatcctatctacctgcgactccactttcaaggagctatgaacctgcactccaaggtctctttgttcagcaacactccctaggaccttaccattaagtgtataagtcctgctaagatttgctttcccaaaatgcagcccctcgcatttatctgaattaaactccatctgccacttctcagcccattggcccatctggtccagatcctgttgtaatctgagggaaccctcttcgctgtccactacacctccaattttggtatcacctgcaaacttactaactgtaccccttatgctcacatccaaatcatttatatatatgacactgcaatcttttgctataaattctgttgtCGTATGATCCTGCTCCccagctccctgatgaaggagcagcgttctgaaagctagtaaaCCTGT
This sequence is a window from Chiloscyllium plagiosum isolate BGI_BamShark_2017 unplaced genomic scaffold, ASM401019v2 scaf_73001, whole genome shotgun sequence. Protein-coding genes within it:
- the LOC122546300 gene encoding RLA class II histocompatibility antigen, DP alpha-1 chain-like, whose product is MDRAGAQEMACEVLAEGRPLVFYDSVPPGVHLLAPGFEAYRGILTELAQERDRVTASLRKALAIGAAMTNHSRGPIEVGEVFLYPQSTVEWGVPNVLACLVTGLFPPSVSVSLHLDGARLGSHLNSSKAFFGEDWRFWALWYARILPRPGHLYSCAVRHNMSQEDSVVYWEPETTDVWEESVQDSAQLAVLACGLLVGILGVIAGIILCVWKPVVVSWRELTCISSCRHRSDSG